AGTAAACCCTACAAATAAGCGTTTAATTGACGTAATAGTTGTGGGTACCGGATTAGCAGGTGCATCTGCTGCAGCCTCTTTGGCAGAAATGGGATACAAAGTCAAAACATTTTGTTTCCAAGATTCTCCCAGAAGAGCTCACTCTATTGCAGCTCAAGGAGGTATCAATGCTGCTAAGAATTACCAAAATGACGGAGATTCCACTTATAGATTATTTTATGACACGATTAAAGGAGGAGACTACCGTTCACGCGAGGCAAATACCTACCGATTGGCAGAAGTCTCTGCTAATATTATAGACCAATGTGTTGCACAAGGTGTTCCATTTGCTCGTGAATATGGTGGATTACTTGACAACCGTTCTTTTGGAGGTGTGCAAGTATCCCGAACTTTTTATGCAAAAGGTCAAACAGGGCAGCAATTACTCTTAGGAGCTTATTCTGCACTCAATAGACAAATCAGTAAAGGCAATGTAACTTCATATACACGACATGAAATGCTTGACTTAGTGGTTGTTGATGGAAAAGCACGTGGAATTATAGCAAGAAATCTCATTACAGGTGAAATTGAAAAACATGCTGCACACGCTGTTGTACTATGTACCGGAGGTTATGGTAATGTTTTCTTCTTATCTACAAATGCAATGGGTTCCAATGTAACTGCTGCTTGGAAAGCACATAAAAAAGGTGCTTATATGGCTAATCCTTGTTATACGCAAATACATCCAACATGTATTCCGGTTTCAGGGCATTACCAGTCAAAGCTTACACTCATGTCAGAGTCATTGAGAAATGATGGAAGGATTTGGGTGCCAAAGAAAAAAGAGGATGTCGAAGCTATTAGAAACGGATCAAAGAAACCAAAAGATATTCCTGCAGAAGACAGAGACTATTACTTAGAAAGACGTTATCCTGCATTCGGAAACTTGGTTCCCCGAGATGTTGCATCAAGAGCGGCAAAAGAAAGATGTGATGCAGGTTTTGGAGTGAACAAAACCGGAGAAGCAGTATTTCTTGATTTTGCAAGTTCGTTCGAACGATATGGACAAAT
The sequence above is drawn from the Bacteroidia bacterium genome and encodes:
- a CDS encoding fumarate reductase/succinate dehydrogenase flavoprotein subunit — translated: MSDNKLNSKVPEGPLADKWTNYKDHIRLVNPTNKRLIDVIVVGTGLAGASAAASLAEMGYKVKTFCFQDSPRRAHSIAAQGGINAAKNYQNDGDSTYRLFYDTIKGGDYRSREANTYRLAEVSANIIDQCVAQGVPFAREYGGLLDNRSFGGVQVSRTFYAKGQTGQQLLLGAYSALNRQISKGNVTSYTRHEMLDLVVVDGKARGIIARNLITGEIEKHAAHAVVLCTGGYGNVFFLSTNAMGSNVTAAWKAHKKGAYMANPCYTQIHPTCIPVSGHYQSKLTLMSESLRNDGRIWVPKKKEDVEAIRNGSKKPKDIPAEDRDYYLERRYPAFGNLVPRDVASRAAKERCDAGFGVNKTGEAVFLDFASSFERYGQIEAHVQGLHNASKEEIIALGKKIVEKKYGNLFQMYEKITAENPYETPMKIYPAVHYTMGGLWVDYNLMSTVPGLYVCGEANFSDHGANRLGASALMQGLADGYFVLPYTIGDYLADDIRTGKISTDLPEFVEAEQKVKDTIEKLFSIKGTESVDSFHKRLGKIMWDKCGMARNAKGLQEAIEEIRALREEFWKNVRVTGQPNELNNELDKAMRVADFLELGELMCMDALNRNESCGGHFREEYQTPDGEALRDDENFTHVAAWEFKGEPSQSLLHKEELKFENIKLVQRSYK